The following proteins come from a genomic window of bacterium:
- a CDS encoding flavin reductase family protein, whose protein sequence is MEFHPEALSVRNRYKLLIGAIVPRPIAFVSTVSTDGTTNLAPFSFFNGVGSNPMTLLFCPSNQPDGSEKDTLRNCKPTEEGGTGEFVVNVATEAYATAVAAAAEPLPAEQSEFDLTGLASVRSQVVRPPRVAESPIAFECRTTEVIRTNPGRPGGGNVVLGRVVHVFVRDDLVNDRMHIDADKLAAIGRMGGAGYATTRDRFEMPRGRAALDAGRRQPPQRER, encoded by the coding sequence ATGGAGTTCCATCCCGAGGCTCTGTCCGTCCGCAATCGCTACAAGCTCCTGATCGGCGCCATTGTGCCTCGACCGATCGCCTTCGTCTCCACGGTCTCGACCGACGGCACGACCAATCTGGCTCCGTTCTCGTTCTTCAACGGCGTTGGGTCGAACCCGATGACTCTCCTTTTCTGCCCGAGCAACCAACCGGACGGATCCGAGAAAGACACTTTGCGCAACTGCAAACCGACCGAGGAAGGGGGAACCGGCGAGTTCGTAGTCAACGTGGCCACCGAAGCCTATGCCACGGCAGTGGCTGCCGCCGCCGAGCCCCTTCCGGCGGAACAAAGCGAGTTCGATCTGACCGGCCTGGCCAGCGTGCGGTCGCAGGTCGTCCGTCCTCCCCGCGTCGCCGAGTCCCCTATCGCCTTCGAATGTCGGACCACCGAGGTCATACGCACGAATCCGGGGCGCCCCGGCGGAGGCAACGTCGTGCTCGGCCGGGTCGTCCACGTGTTCGTGCGAGACGACCTGGTCAACGATCGAATGCACATCGACGCCGACAAGCTGGCGGCCATCGGGCGCATGGGCGGAGCCGGCTACGCCACGACTCGGGATCGGTTCGAAATGCCCCGCGGTCGCGCCGCCCTGGACGCCGGCCGGCGTCAGCCGCCCCAGCGTGAGCGGTAG
- a CDS encoding MFS transporter — protein MSEGGALKKIWVLMATVFVDMLGFFIVLPLLPFYAEKLGADPVRVGALVSMFALAQLVSAPMWGRLSDHYGRRPMILMGLLVAAAAYSIFEIADSVWLLFLSRFVQGAASGTTGVIQAYVSDSIGREERAKALGWLTAATSAGVMMGPVVGSLAVGRIGPGYLAAAVCLLNFAFGWRWLPEPEVSSTSSRRRQKGATRGAIVEFLLHPTRPLPRLVWIYTFGMMSFMAMNGIFALYLERVFGIDERSIGWFFMYVGGVSLIMRSLLLGPAVTRFGERRAMRMGALGVAFGMALAPFAGSIWTLCAAITFIPIGTALLFPTTTSLVSEQAPEGQTGMILGVQQAFGGVSRMVGPIWAGAVFQFVGIRWPFWLAAILMVLARLMAAGVVRAEEPDGKDAQDRSPKEPS, from the coding sequence GTGAGCGAGGGCGGTGCACTCAAGAAGATATGGGTGCTCATGGCGACGGTCTTTGTCGACATGCTGGGCTTCTTCATCGTCCTACCGCTACTGCCGTTCTACGCCGAGAAACTCGGCGCAGATCCCGTTCGGGTGGGCGCGCTGGTGTCGATGTTCGCGCTCGCGCAGCTCGTTTCGGCTCCAATGTGGGGGCGGCTGTCGGACCACTATGGCCGGCGGCCGATGATTCTGATGGGACTCCTGGTTGCGGCGGCGGCCTATTCGATTTTCGAGATCGCCGATTCCGTCTGGCTACTCTTCCTGTCCCGTTTCGTTCAGGGTGCGGCAAGCGGGACCACCGGTGTCATTCAGGCCTACGTCAGCGACTCGATCGGTCGGGAGGAGCGCGCCAAGGCTCTCGGTTGGTTGACCGCGGCGACCAGCGCCGGCGTCATGATGGGCCCCGTTGTGGGCTCGCTCGCGGTAGGGCGAATCGGTCCCGGCTATCTCGCTGCCGCCGTTTGCTTGCTGAATTTTGCCTTTGGATGGCGCTGGTTGCCGGAACCCGAGGTGTCGTCGACCTCGAGCCGCCGGCGGCAGAAGGGTGCGACACGCGGAGCGATCGTCGAGTTTCTGCTCCATCCGACGCGGCCGCTACCGCGTCTGGTCTGGATCTACACCTTCGGCATGATGTCGTTCATGGCCATGAACGGCATCTTCGCCCTCTATCTCGAGCGTGTGTTTGGGATCGACGAGAGAAGTATCGGATGGTTCTTTATGTATGTCGGAGGAGTTTCGTTGATCATGCGCTCGCTGCTTCTCGGACCGGCGGTGACCAGATTCGGCGAGCGTCGGGCGATGCGTATGGGGGCTCTGGGTGTGGCTTTCGGGATGGCGTTGGCGCCCTTCGCGGGCTCGATCTGGACGCTGTGTGCCGCGATCACCTTCATACCCATCGGCACGGCACTGCTCTTTCCCACCACGACCTCACTGGTTTCCGAGCAAGCCCCGGAGGGCCAGACCGGGATGATCCTGGGCGTTCAACAGGCATTTGGTGGCGTGTCCCGCATGGTGGGACCGATCTGGGCGGGTGCGGTGTTTCAGTTCGTCGGCATTCGCTGGCCCTTCTGGTTGGCGGCGATTCTCATGGTCCTGGCGCGTCTGATGGCAGCCGGGGTCGTGAGAGCCGAGGAACCCGACGGCAAGGATGCTCAGGACAGGTCGCCGAAAGAACCCTCCTGA